From Deinococcus taeanensis, one genomic window encodes:
- a CDS encoding nitric oxide synthase oxygenase, with product MSATPLTVNAREALDFLALYHQETGRPGLRSRQADVERTGTLTLSADELTFGARVAWRNSTRCVGRLPWASLTVRDLRHVTAAPDVFQELVRHLRSSFARGRIRPTMSVFGPGVHIHNDQLIRYAGYRAPDGTVTGDPQNVALTEHLRRLGWAGGPGTPFDVLPLAIETHGAVTLFELPPDAVHEVRLVHPEYPAFADLGLRWHALPVISDMTLHVAGQQFACAPFNGWYLGTEIAARNLADQARYNLLPLVARTLCIGTRDRRALWLDRALLELNVAVLHSFDAAGVRMADHHGAARQFQQFETYERRAGRAVRGRWSWLIPPMSPATTPTWHQTYDETEVTPNFTRQTPRWGEVPSGRCPVHR from the coding sequence ATGTCCGCCACGCCGCTCACCGTGAATGCCCGGGAAGCCCTGGACTTCCTGGCGCTCTACCATCAGGAAACCGGGCGTCCCGGCCTGAGGTCGCGGCAGGCGGACGTGGAACGCACGGGCACCCTGACCCTCAGCGCTGATGAGCTGACGTTCGGCGCACGCGTGGCGTGGCGCAACAGCACCCGGTGCGTGGGACGACTGCCGTGGGCGTCCCTGACGGTCCGGGACCTGCGGCACGTCACGGCGGCGCCCGACGTGTTTCAGGAACTTGTCCGGCACCTCCGCTCGAGCTTCGCGCGCGGCCGCATCCGGCCCACCATGAGTGTGTTCGGGCCAGGCGTCCACATTCACAACGATCAGCTGATCCGGTACGCCGGGTACCGCGCGCCCGACGGCACCGTCACCGGTGACCCGCAGAACGTGGCGCTGACCGAGCACCTCCGGCGGCTGGGCTGGGCGGGTGGCCCGGGCACGCCTTTTGACGTGCTGCCGCTGGCCATCGAGACGCACGGCGCGGTAACGCTGTTCGAACTGCCGCCGGACGCGGTTCATGAGGTCAGGCTCGTGCATCCGGAGTACCCCGCGTTCGCTGACCTGGGGCTGCGCTGGCACGCCCTGCCGGTGATCAGCGACATGACGCTGCACGTCGCAGGACAGCAGTTTGCCTGCGCGCCGTTCAACGGCTGGTACCTGGGCACGGAGATCGCGGCGCGCAACCTCGCTGATCAGGCGCGTTACAACCTGCTGCCGCTGGTCGCCCGGACCCTGTGCATCGGGACGCGCGACCGGCGCGCGCTGTGGCTGGACCGGGCGCTGCTGGAACTGAACGTTGCGGTGCTGCACTCCTTCGATGCAGCTGGGGTCCGGATGGCCGACCACCACGGCGCGGCGCGGCAGTTTCAGCAGTTCGAGACGTACGAACGCCGCGCCGGCCGGGCGGTCCGGGGCCGCTGGTCCTGGCTGATCCCGCCGATGTCACCGGCCACCACCCCCACCTGGCATCAGACTTACGACGAGACGGAAGTCACGCCCAATTTCACCCGGCAGACCCCGCGCTGGGGTGAAGTGCCCTCCGGGCGGTGCCCGGTGCACAGGTGA
- a CDS encoding pyridoxal phosphate-dependent decarboxylase family protein yields the protein MNPEEFRTAGHAVIDFLADYHASLAQRPVMAQTAPGAVRAQLPPTPPTQPEAFAGVLEDVQQVVLPGLSLWQHPRFFGYFPANADLSSVLGDFLSTGLGVLGLSWQSSPALTEVEEVVTDWMRQLVGLPDTFHGVIQDTASTSTLVALLCARERTTQYSASRAGLQGEARPLVVYSSAYSHSSVQKAAVLAGFGNDNVRAIPTDDAFALRPDLLQAAIQSDLEAGRVPCAVVVSTGTTTSTALDPVAAVADLAERYGLWLHVDAAMAGTAMLLPECRWMWAGVERADSVVLNPHKWLGSVFDNSLYYVRDAQHLVRVMSTNPSYLQSAADGEVTNYRDWGIPLGRRFRALKLWTMLRTSGVDAIQARLRRDLANAQWLAEQIRAAPDWQVLAPVPLQTLCVRFAPAGWDADALDRLTQAWCARINSSGEAYLTPATLDGRWMVRVSIGALTTEREHVEQLWALMQQSATEVAREETA from the coding sequence TTGAATCCTGAGGAATTCCGGACCGCCGGGCACGCCGTCATTGATTTCCTGGCGGACTATCACGCTTCGCTGGCCCAGCGCCCCGTGATGGCGCAGACCGCGCCGGGCGCGGTGCGCGCACAACTGCCGCCCACGCCGCCGACGCAACCGGAGGCGTTCGCTGGCGTGCTGGAGGATGTCCAGCAGGTGGTTCTTCCAGGGCTGTCGTTGTGGCAGCATCCCCGTTTCTTCGGCTACTTTCCCGCCAACGCTGACCTGAGCAGCGTGCTGGGCGATTTTCTCAGCACCGGACTGGGCGTGCTGGGGCTCTCGTGGCAGTCCAGTCCAGCCCTGACCGAAGTGGAAGAAGTGGTGACCGACTGGATGCGGCAACTGGTGGGGCTGCCGGACACCTTCCACGGGGTGATTCAGGACACGGCTTCAACCAGCACCCTGGTGGCGCTGCTGTGCGCCCGGGAGCGCACGACGCAGTACAGCGCGAGCCGCGCCGGACTGCAGGGCGAGGCGCGGCCGCTGGTCGTGTACAGCTCGGCGTACAGCCACAGCAGTGTGCAGAAGGCCGCGGTGCTCGCCGGGTTCGGCAACGACAACGTGCGGGCCATTCCCACCGATGACGCGTTCGCGCTGCGGCCCGACCTGCTGCAGGCTGCAATTCAGAGTGACCTTGAGGCCGGGCGGGTGCCCTGTGCCGTGGTTGTCTCGACGGGTACCACCACCAGCACCGCGCTTGATCCGGTGGCGGCGGTGGCTGACCTCGCCGAACGGTACGGCCTGTGGCTGCATGTGGATGCAGCGATGGCCGGCACGGCCATGCTGCTGCCGGAATGCCGCTGGATGTGGGCCGGCGTGGAGCGGGCAGATTCAGTGGTGCTCAATCCGCACAAATGGCTGGGGTCGGTGTTCGACAACAGCCTGTACTACGTGCGTGACGCGCAGCATCTCGTGCGGGTGATGAGCACGAACCCCAGCTACCTGCAGAGCGCCGCGGACGGTGAGGTGACGAACTACCGCGACTGGGGCATTCCCCTGGGCCGCCGTTTCAGGGCCCTGAAACTGTGGACGATGCTGCGCACGTCCGGGGTGGACGCGATTCAGGCGCGGCTGCGGCGTGACCTCGCCAACGCGCAGTGGCTGGCCGAGCAGATCCGGGCGGCGCCGGACTGGCAGGTGCTGGCGCCGGTGCCCCTGCAGACCCTGTGCGTGCGCTTCGCTCCGGCCGGCTGGGACGCCGACGCCCTTGACCGCCTGACGCAGGCGTGGTGTGCCCGCATCAACAGTTCCGGCGAGGCGTACCTCACCCCCGCCACGCTCGACGGGCGCTGGATGGTGCGAGTCAGCATCGGGGCCCTGACCACCGAGCGGGAGCATGTCGAGCAGCTCTGGGCCCTCATGCAGCAGTCTGCCACCGAGGTGGCCCGGGAAGAGACGGCATAA
- the yidD gene encoding membrane protein insertion efficiency factor YidD → MPDLNVLALTTIGAYQRHLSPLKGFRCAHAALFGGESCSAAVARIITEHGLAGGRAAIVARFGTCRQAYSHLAGRVTGGGRVQGVCCCGPLPIPFRCG, encoded by the coding sequence ATGCCCGACCTGAATGTCCTCGCCCTGACCACCATCGGTGCGTACCAGCGTCACCTGTCGCCCTTGAAGGGATTCCGCTGCGCGCACGCCGCGCTGTTTGGCGGCGAGTCCTGCTCCGCCGCGGTGGCGCGCATCATCACCGAACACGGCCTCGCCGGGGGCCGCGCGGCGATCGTGGCCCGGTTCGGCACCTGCCGTCAGGCCTACAGTCACCTGGCTGGTCGCGTGACCGGGGGTGGCCGGGTGCAGGGGGTGTGCTGCTGCGGGCCACTGCCCATTCCCTTCCGCTGCGGTTGA
- a CDS encoding S8 family serine peptidase — protein MRSILTCAVISSLLLISCSRTTLPRTDRPATLLTVPVTATTTDQDLQQYGGTVQLRTATFAVIGNPSRAGLGAQASTLESNQDAISVPEGSTWGNAKGLWVNGVSTWSSAKGLWVNSDDALLPGAGNLFRVENAGNFSAIHLDDLLKTGRLGAGQVVAVIDTGFDTQHPLLSGNLTDAGTWYDFVNDDRAPAFNVVSGSPSYGHGTFVAGLVRQTAPRARIMPLQVLNDAGEGDIVNAARAIVWAADHGANVINLSFGTAQSSPALREAIRYAQSRQSLVVAAAGNSAQAVMDHPAEGLDSAAGGISVGSHGPDHVISAFSSYSPQTYAFLPGEALFSAFPNNQAGYWSGTSMSAPIMAGILADLNQNALTVQSTLNALSSTRYSISALQGAAYAAISAQSVRLDVIDRAR, from the coding sequence ATGCGTAGCATCCTCACCTGCGCCGTCATCTCGAGCCTCCTCCTGATCAGCTGCTCCCGGACCACGCTGCCCCGGACGGATCGTCCAGCCACCCTGCTCACCGTGCCGGTCACGGCCACCACCACCGATCAGGACCTGCAGCAGTACGGCGGGACCGTGCAGCTGCGCACAGCGACATTCGCGGTGATTGGCAACCCCAGCCGTGCTGGCCTGGGGGCCCAGGCCAGCACCCTGGAAAGCAACCAGGACGCGATCAGCGTGCCGGAGGGAAGCACCTGGGGCAACGCCAAGGGCCTATGGGTGAACGGCGTGAGCACCTGGAGCAGCGCCAAAGGCCTGTGGGTGAACAGCGACGACGCCCTTCTTCCAGGTGCAGGCAATCTCTTCCGCGTCGAAAACGCTGGAAACTTCAGCGCCATTCATCTGGACGATCTGCTGAAAACCGGCCGCCTCGGCGCGGGCCAGGTGGTCGCGGTCATCGACACGGGATTCGACACGCAGCATCCTCTGCTGAGTGGCAATCTGACAGACGCGGGCACCTGGTACGACTTCGTGAACGACGACCGCGCGCCTGCCTTCAACGTGGTGAGCGGCTCCCCGAGTTACGGGCACGGCACCTTCGTGGCCGGCCTGGTCCGACAGACCGCCCCGAGGGCGCGCATCATGCCGCTGCAGGTCCTCAATGACGCCGGTGAGGGTGACATCGTGAACGCGGCGCGGGCCATCGTGTGGGCCGCTGACCACGGCGCGAACGTCATCAACCTGAGTTTCGGCACGGCGCAGAGCAGCCCGGCCCTGCGTGAGGCCATCCGCTACGCGCAGAGCAGACAGAGTCTCGTTGTGGCGGCCGCCGGCAACAGTGCCCAGGCCGTCATGGACCACCCGGCCGAGGGCCTGGACAGTGCCGCGGGCGGCATCAGCGTGGGCAGTCACGGCCCGGACCACGTGATCAGCGCCTTTTCCTCCTACAGCCCCCAGACCTACGCGTTCCTGCCCGGCGAGGCCCTGTTCTCCGCCTTCCCGAACAACCAGGCGGGGTACTGGAGCGGCACGTCCATGAGTGCGCCCATCATGGCCGGCATTCTCGCCGACCTGAATCAGAACGCCCTGACCGTGCAGTCGACCCTGAACGCCCTCAGCAGCACCCGGTACTCCATCAGCGCGCTGCAGGGCGCCGCTTACGCCGCCATCTCTGCGCAATCCGTCAGGCTGGACGTCATCGACCGCGCCCGCTGA
- a CDS encoding putative bifunctional diguanylate cyclase/phosphodiesterase produces the protein MTATDLDNIASVIEELKHHGHSRAEERLARITPRTPEVQGHYEYALGLFHRLRADLNRAAVHLTRASELSKVHGLTRLSADAALQLAYLRLAALDGDAALALLHEAQSALRSMHDTAGEIAVKCNVLNVLLDLNHVSDATALMHDLKEQIDALPRDDLNPNVYLSLLNSQGRLFEKAGLVQESTRAYAQGYHLALKQQSTEAQEIFLHNLCEALIKQGRAETALKRIEGYRTGRDLPASDLPTGLLTLYSSALSRTGQHAQAEQVIRQAIASAQQDGDRETEITARGVLAEIQLAQGRHADAQTTAEQALRSVPDDDHSDLKTTLLWLSATASEAIDPQQSITHLKALIEINRQVNRALIDQYLQIAHTASRLENAEQLLTLEKQLRLDAEATIQRQVDALEKGRLYDQLTGLPNRVLLHAQVAQRTAQSGEFLLVTLDVNRFQLVNDMYGHDAADDMLRALADRLRGALAPGEMVARVGGDEFGLLLSHPPTGETLTAHLRRVVSTVSQPLPVGTQVLRVSASVGAARWPADATNPEALRRASELALLDAKAQGENLMFYDAGAHAHAGLEGALAHALDRGEYELHYQPLVDTQARRILSAEALLRWNSPERGLQSPGTFMPILERGDHIVEVGAWALREACRAAQQWGGVRVAVNLSARQFASPDLLGQVRAALRDTGLPPALLELEITESLMMQNPDRAARILEALRADGVRVMLDDFGTGYSSLAYLARFPLSGLKIDRSFIHDLAQDPRGHSAAIVRAMVGLSRDMGLELVAEGVETLQHLQLLQREGIHVMQGYYFARPTRDWRPAHLPAPPDLQ, from the coding sequence ATGACGGCCACTGACCTGGACAACATTGCCTCCGTTATCGAGGAGCTCAAGCACCACGGGCACAGCCGCGCCGAAGAACGGCTGGCCCGCATCACGCCGCGCACACCGGAGGTCCAGGGCCACTACGAGTACGCCCTGGGCCTCTTTCACCGGCTGCGCGCCGACCTGAACCGCGCGGCCGTTCACCTCACGCGCGCGTCCGAACTCTCCAAGGTGCACGGCCTGACCAGGCTGAGCGCCGACGCTGCGCTGCAGCTCGCCTACCTCCGGCTCGCGGCGCTCGACGGGGACGCGGCGCTGGCGCTGCTTCACGAGGCGCAGAGTGCCCTGCGGAGCATGCACGACACCGCCGGCGAGATTGCGGTGAAGTGCAACGTCCTGAACGTCCTGCTGGACCTGAATCATGTCTCGGACGCCACAGCGCTGATGCATGACCTGAAAGAGCAGATCGACGCGCTGCCCCGGGACGACCTCAATCCGAACGTTTACCTGAGCCTCCTGAACAGCCAGGGCCGCCTGTTCGAGAAGGCCGGGCTGGTGCAGGAGTCCACCCGCGCGTACGCGCAGGGCTATCACCTTGCGCTCAAGCAGCAGTCCACCGAGGCGCAGGAAATCTTCCTGCACAACCTCTGCGAGGCCCTCATCAAGCAGGGCCGCGCAGAAACTGCCCTGAAACGCATTGAGGGGTACCGCACCGGGCGCGACCTGCCGGCCAGCGACCTGCCGACCGGCCTGCTCACGCTGTACAGCTCGGCGCTCTCCAGAACAGGGCAGCACGCCCAGGCGGAGCAGGTGATCCGGCAGGCCATAGCCAGCGCGCAGCAGGACGGAGACCGCGAAACCGAGATTACCGCCCGTGGCGTCCTGGCCGAAATTCAGCTGGCGCAGGGCCGGCACGCCGACGCGCAGACCACAGCCGAACAAGCCCTGCGCAGCGTCCCCGACGATGACCACAGCGATCTGAAGACCACGCTGCTGTGGCTGTCCGCCACGGCGAGTGAAGCCATCGACCCGCAACAGTCCATCACGCACCTGAAAGCCCTGATCGAGATCAACCGGCAGGTGAACCGCGCGCTGATCGACCAGTACCTGCAGATTGCCCACACGGCCAGCCGCCTGGAGAACGCCGAGCAGCTCCTGACCCTGGAAAAACAGCTGCGGCTGGACGCCGAGGCGACCATCCAGCGTCAGGTGGACGCGCTGGAGAAAGGCCGGCTGTACGACCAGCTGACGGGGCTGCCCAACCGGGTGCTGCTGCACGCCCAGGTTGCGCAGCGCACCGCCCAGTCCGGCGAGTTTCTGCTTGTCACGCTGGACGTGAACCGCTTTCAGCTGGTGAACGACATGTACGGGCACGACGCGGCCGACGACATGCTGCGCGCCCTCGCCGACCGCCTGCGCGGCGCGCTGGCCCCCGGGGAGATGGTCGCCCGGGTGGGCGGCGACGAATTCGGTCTTCTGCTCTCCCACCCCCCCACCGGCGAGACCCTTACGGCGCACCTGCGCCGCGTGGTCAGCACGGTCAGTCAGCCGCTGCCCGTCGGCACGCAGGTGCTGCGCGTCTCCGCGTCGGTCGGCGCGGCCCGCTGGCCTGCGGACGCCACGAACCCCGAAGCGCTGCGCCGGGCGTCTGAACTGGCTCTGCTGGACGCCAAAGCGCAGGGGGAAAACCTGATGTTCTACGACGCCGGCGCGCACGCCCACGCCGGCCTGGAGGGCGCGCTCGCGCACGCCCTGGACCGCGGTGAGTACGAACTGCACTACCAGCCGCTCGTGGACACCCAGGCGCGGCGCATCCTCAGCGCGGAGGCGCTGCTGCGCTGGAATTCCCCCGAACGTGGCCTGCAGTCCCCCGGGACGTTCATGCCGATCCTGGAACGCGGGGATCACATCGTGGAAGTCGGCGCGTGGGCGCTGCGCGAGGCGTGCCGCGCCGCGCAGCAGTGGGGGGGCGTGCGGGTCGCGGTGAACCTCAGCGCCCGACAGTTCGCCAGCCCCGACCTGCTGGGGCAGGTCCGCGCCGCGCTGCGCGACACCGGCCTGCCCCCAGCGCTGCTGGAGCTGGAAATCACCGAGAGTCTCATGATGCAGAACCCGGACCGGGCCGCGCGCATCCTCGAAGCGCTGCGGGCCGACGGCGTGCGCGTGATGCTGGACGATTTCGGTACCGGATACAGCAGCCTCGCGTACCTCGCCCGTTTCCCCCTGAGCGGCCTGAAGATCGACCGGAGTTTCATTCATGACCTTGCGCAGGACCCACGCGGCCACAGCGCCGCTATTGTGCGCGCCATGGTGGGCCTGAGCCGCGACATGGGCCTGGAACTCGTGGCTGAAGGCGTCGAGACCCTGCAGCACCTGCAGCTGCTACAACGGGAGGGGATTCACGTCATGCAGGGCTACTACTTCGCGCGCCCCACCCGCGACTGGCGCCCCGCGCACCTGCCCGCCCCCCCCGACCTCCAGTAA
- the uraD gene encoding 2-oxo-4-hydroxy-4-carboxy-5-ureidoimidazoline decarboxylase, whose amino-acid sequence MSRLTVPQLNALPEDAFIEQFAGVLEHSPHYAAQVARNRPYQDAEAIATAFAAAARSGTPDEQRALIRAHPDLAGKAALAGDLTAESASEQASAGLNRLTPEEYAEFHALNAAYHERFGLPYVVCVRENTRQSIFEGARRRLNHTPEQEVNAALHEIGRIARLRVLDLIVPQETP is encoded by the coding sequence ATGTCCCGCCTGACCGTCCCGCAACTGAACGCACTGCCGGAGGACGCTTTTATTGAGCAGTTCGCCGGAGTGCTTGAACATTCACCCCACTACGCTGCGCAGGTCGCCCGGAACCGTCCCTACCAGGACGCCGAAGCGATCGCCACGGCATTCGCTGCCGCGGCCCGCAGCGGCACGCCTGACGAGCAGCGCGCCCTGATCCGCGCGCACCCCGACCTCGCCGGAAAGGCCGCGCTTGCAGGTGACCTGACCGCGGAAAGTGCGAGCGAACAGGCCAGCGCCGGACTGAACCGCCTGACCCCGGAGGAGTACGCCGAGTTTCATGCCCTGAACGCCGCGTACCACGAGCGGTTCGGCCTGCCGTACGTGGTGTGCGTGCGGGAGAACACCAGGCAGAGCATCTTCGAAGGAGCCCGGCGCCGCCTGAATCACACGCCGGAACAGGAAGTGAACGCCGCGCTGCACGAGATCGGCCGGATCGCCCGGCTGCGCGTCCTTGACCTGATCGTTCCCCAGGAGACCCCATGA
- the pucL gene encoding factor-independent urate hydroxylase: MTVRVKLGENNYGKADVRLFKVFRAQPRHDICDVQVRVAMTGDFGAAHTEGDNTGLVATDTVRNTIYALARDGLTGSVEAFGRHLIRHFVTNGPRVTGARAEFVQHTWARMHSRGEAHDHAFVRQMPKHTATVQGDGETFTVESGLDELYILKTTQSGWAGFHRDQFTTLPDTTDRILATVVTARWTYRVDDCDYDDVWGRVYQTLLDVFPDHYSPSMQNTLYRLGEAVLGRCDEIERIFFSFPNRHHIPYPLDRFGLDNPGTIFHADAEPYGVIEGWVERA, encoded by the coding sequence ATGACGGTGCGCGTAAAACTCGGTGAGAACAACTACGGCAAGGCTGACGTCCGCCTCTTCAAGGTGTTCCGGGCCCAGCCCCGTCATGACATCTGCGACGTGCAGGTCCGGGTTGCCATGACCGGCGACTTCGGCGCGGCGCACACCGAGGGGGACAACACCGGCCTCGTGGCGACCGACACCGTCCGCAACACCATCTACGCCCTGGCGCGCGACGGCCTGACCGGCAGTGTGGAAGCTTTCGGCAGGCACCTCATCCGGCACTTCGTGACGAACGGCCCCCGCGTGACCGGCGCGCGCGCAGAATTCGTGCAACACACCTGGGCGCGGATGCACAGCCGCGGAGAGGCGCACGATCACGCCTTCGTGCGCCAGATGCCCAAGCACACAGCCACCGTGCAGGGCGACGGCGAAACCTTCACGGTGGAGAGCGGGCTGGATGAACTGTACATCCTGAAAACCACGCAGAGCGGCTGGGCCGGCTTTCACCGTGACCAGTTCACCACGCTGCCGGACACCACCGACCGGATTCTGGCAACCGTGGTCACGGCCCGCTGGACGTACCGCGTGGATGACTGCGACTACGACGACGTGTGGGGGCGCGTGTACCAGACGCTGCTGGACGTGTTTCCCGATCACTACTCGCCGAGCATGCAGAACACCCTGTACCGGCTGGGTGAAGCGGTCCTCGGCCGCTGCGACGAGATCGAGCGGATCTTCTTCTCCTTTCCGAACCGGCATCACATTCCCTATCCCCTGGACCGCTTCGGGCTGGACAACCCCGGCACGATCTTCCATGCGGACGCCGAACCCTACGGCGTGATTGAAGGGTGGGTGGAGCGCGCGTGA
- the uraH gene encoding hydroxyisourate hydrolase, protein MTAPAHGAGLSTHVLDTARGRPAAGIPVQLRDSQTGTVLRESVTNADGRTDEPLIPRGDLRAGTYELTFHVAPYFAGLSSDPPFLDVITLRFTVADAAAHYHVPLLVSPWSYSTYRGS, encoded by the coding sequence GTGACCGCCCCGGCGCACGGAGCGGGGCTCAGCACCCACGTGCTCGACACGGCCCGCGGACGGCCCGCCGCCGGAATTCCGGTGCAGTTGCGGGACTCGCAGACCGGGACGGTGCTGCGCGAATCGGTCACGAATGCAGACGGCCGCACCGACGAGCCGCTGATTCCGCGGGGGGACCTGCGGGCCGGGACGTACGAACTGACCTTTCACGTCGCCCCGTACTTCGCCGGGCTGAGCAGCGACCCGCCGTTTCTCGACGTGATCACGCTGCGCTTCACGGTCGCCGACGCGGCGGCGCACTACCACGTGCCGCTGCTCGTGAGTCCCTGGTCGTACAGCACCTACCGGGGCAGCTGA
- a CDS encoding MarR family winged helix-turn-helix transcriptional regulator yields MPGTRAFLARIESDWAQVRPDLNAAPMLSVLRLTRLGAALQSHVDDLLRRENLNAAGWDLLLTLYRSAPAEGLSPGQLSVLSAVSGPSTTNRILRLQRRGLITRAVDSRDRRAARVQLTPAGRTLVDRLLPEFLACEQELLKALPAGQLTHLDALVDRLLATLEPDG; encoded by the coding sequence ATGCCCGGTACGCGCGCGTTCCTCGCCCGGATCGAGTCGGACTGGGCGCAGGTGCGGCCCGACCTGAACGCAGCGCCCATGCTGAGCGTGCTGCGCCTGACCCGTCTCGGCGCGGCGCTGCAGTCTCATGTGGATGACCTGCTGCGCCGCGAGAACCTGAATGCTGCCGGCTGGGACCTGCTCCTGACCCTGTACCGCAGCGCGCCCGCCGAAGGCCTCAGCCCAGGGCAGCTGAGCGTCCTGAGTGCCGTGAGCGGTCCCTCGACCACCAACCGGATCCTGCGCCTGCAGCGGCGCGGCCTGATCACCCGGGCGGTGGATTCCCGTGACCGCCGCGCCGCGCGGGTGCAGCTCACCCCGGCCGGCCGGACCCTGGTCGACCGGCTGCTGCCTGAATTCCTGGCCTGCGAACAGGAACTCCTGAAGGCCCTGCCTGCCGGGCAGCTGACGCACCTGGACGCCCTGGTCGACCGGCTGCTGGCGACCCTGGAGCCGGACGGGTAA
- a CDS encoding PQQ-binding-like beta-propeller repeat protein — protein MAESGAVIVCPARRTKLIALDRMTGQEYWRANIQNPWGTLALSATHVYFLNQHARLDAFDLHRGARLWSTELPGPSGWLHADERSVVVGGWRNYTPLTCLEAATGEVRWTVHLGSAQVLRTAIYAPLQAVAMHQGMEGQIRWLSLHDGHERLTLSLKELQPDSCDVIPRGVFGQEPRGLLVRSGSGNFYRLTGDRAVVEHHQTGQNLLSRPLDERDGQVFFLNRRNEFCVYDLVEQHTLVMERVDHLGVAPLPARRLLDGSYVLGTSSGTLWHFNAAGKRISRRRVCTGVTTELFTDGRTIAFRAFDRIEA, from the coding sequence ATGGCCGAGTCCGGGGCCGTCATCGTCTGTCCCGCGCGGAGGACGAAACTGATCGCTCTGGACCGCATGACAGGCCAGGAATACTGGCGGGCCAACATCCAGAATCCCTGGGGCACCCTCGCTCTTTCGGCCACTCATGTTTACTTCCTCAATCAACACGCCCGCCTTGATGCCTTTGATCTGCACCGTGGCGCACGCCTGTGGTCGACCGAATTGCCTGGCCCCTCTGGCTGGCTGCACGCCGACGAGCGTTCGGTGGTGGTCGGCGGCTGGCGCAATTACACGCCACTCACCTGCCTGGAGGCGGCCACAGGCGAGGTGCGCTGGACCGTGCACCTCGGCTCGGCACAGGTCCTGCGAACCGCGATCTACGCACCCCTTCAGGCGGTTGCCATGCACCAGGGCATGGAGGGGCAAATCAGGTGGCTCTCGCTTCATGATGGGCATGAACGCCTCACCCTGTCCTTGAAGGAACTCCAGCCTGACTCCTGCGACGTCATTCCCAGGGGGGTCTTTGGGCAGGAGCCGCGGGGGTTGCTGGTGCGTTCGGGGTCAGGCAATTTTTATCGTCTGACCGGGGATCGAGCTGTGGTTGAACATCACCAGACTGGTCAGAACCTGCTGTCACGCCCGCTCGACGAACGCGATGGGCAGGTGTTCTTTCTCAATCGCCGGAACGAGTTCTGCGTCTATGACCTGGTCGAGCAGCACACGCTGGTGATGGAGCGGGTTGACCACCTGGGGGTTGCCCCGTTGCCGGCGCGGCGGCTACTGGACGGGTCGTATGTGTTGGGAACGTCGTCAGGAACGCTCTGGCACTTCAATGCGGCCGGCAAGCGCATCAGCCGGCGCCGGGTCTGCACAGGGGTCACCACGGAGCTGTTCACCGATGGCCGGACCATCGCCTTTAGAGCATTTGACAGAATAGAAGCATGA